In Macrobrachium nipponense isolate FS-2020 chromosome 25, ASM1510439v2, whole genome shotgun sequence, one genomic interval encodes:
- the LOC135199094 gene encoding germ cell nuclear acidic protein-like — MPGKDSDKGDVPDGNGTSDIQHAKDNEGNAEPPSDENNTGNDKEESSILEKDQLDNVCNVVEQLVTFPLSQSVDDVTGNPFEAEDKSQDLDCNVTTNNDDIKDTDSDSDIFAISAPEGDCQVMEITDDEGHRSQDEPRAPYTIGSLSPVDDGKNELDSLEEIVVAASVYRNDESGDDMPGECDMDLEVNKESDIEDDLENDDKGSNMMSEGHRNLDLETVSKLRFTKGKSTKEKKEGS; from the coding sequence ATGCCTGGTAAGGATTCTGATAAGGGTGATGTACCTGACGGAAATGGAACTTCTGATATTCAGCATGCGAAAGATAATGAAGGAAATGCGGAGCCACCATCTGATGAAAATAATACTGGCAATGACAAAGAGGAATCTAGCATCCTTGAAAAGGACCAGCTGGATAATGTATGCAACGTAGTAGAACAACTTGTAACTTTTCCCTTATCCCAAAGTGTTGATGATGTTACTGGAAACCCATTTGAAGCAGAAGATAAATCACAAGACTTGGATTGTAATGTTAcaactaataatgatgatataaaggatactGACAGTGACAGTGACATTTTTGCAATAAGTGCACCCGAAGGTGATTGTCAAGTAATGGAAATAACTGATGATGAAGGGCATCGCTCACAAGACGAACCTCGTGCTCCTTATACTATTGGAAGTCTCTCTCCCGTTGATGATGGTAAAAATGAACTGGACAGTCTTGAAGAAATTGTTGTAGCGGCTTCAGTGTATAGGAATGATGAATCTGGGGATGATATGCCTGGAGAATGTGATATGGATTTAGAGGTAAATAAAGAAAGTGATATTGAAGATGAtttggaaaatgatgataaagGTTCAAACATGATGTCAGAAGGTCACAGGAATTTAGACTTAGAAACTGTAAGTAAATTAAGGTTCACTAAAGGAAAATCcactaaagaaaaaaaggagggaagCTAA